A single region of the Bacillus cereus genome encodes:
- a CDS encoding serine hydrolase produces the protein MSKIKTPVLSTLQHKVEKMMKDLNVPGAAVAVIKDGEVIISEGFGYRSIEKKEAVTPQTRFAIGSATKAFGTLSLSLLAQQKKFNWDTPIQTYVPNFSLSDMLANSQVTGRDLASHRTGVSRHEALWYSSSLSRKDLVEKIKHLPLDAPFRTAFLYNNLMYATISYIVENITNQTWEQYVTEHILEPLNMNQTNFSVTDSQNTDDYALPYMENDGEIKEVPFRNIDTVGAAGCINSTIEDMANWVLLHLNEGKFGDHELISSELLQQMYTPHNSIPDQPVLSLPESPLNSYGLGWFISAYRGNKVIHHGGNIDGFSALVSFMPKENVGLVILTNAGSTLLPTYLANQIYDDLLELEGIDWHKRAVEDTEKMKEMMKEATESLPEQIKGTAPSHKLEDYTGTFEHPAYGALQVYKRDDSLHVQFMEMEIQLQHHHYDIFSAPVDLFQAKMNLLFAYEMNVNGEFPSLQLHVPAMLSTQPLTFTKIE, from the coding sequence ATGTCTAAAATCAAAACTCCTGTTTTAAGTACGTTACAACATAAGGTTGAGAAGATGATGAAGGATTTAAACGTTCCTGGCGCTGCTGTAGCTGTTATAAAAGACGGCGAGGTCATTATTTCAGAAGGTTTCGGTTATCGTAGCATAGAGAAAAAAGAGGCTGTTACTCCGCAGACACGATTCGCAATCGGTTCCGCAACGAAAGCATTCGGAACACTTTCATTAAGCTTATTAGCACAACAAAAAAAGTTTAATTGGGATACTCCTATCCAAACTTACGTACCTAACTTCTCTCTATCCGATATGCTCGCTAACTCGCAAGTTACAGGACGAGATTTAGCTTCTCATCGAACTGGTGTAAGTCGTCATGAGGCTCTCTGGTACAGCTCTTCCTTATCTCGAAAAGATCTAGTTGAAAAAATAAAACATTTACCACTTGATGCGCCGTTCCGAACAGCGTTTCTATATAACAACTTAATGTATGCGACAATTAGCTACATTGTGGAAAACATTACAAATCAAACGTGGGAACAATACGTTACAGAACATATTTTAGAGCCTTTAAATATGAATCAAACAAATTTCTCTGTTACAGACTCACAAAATACAGACGATTATGCTTTACCTTACATGGAAAATGACGGTGAAATAAAAGAAGTTCCATTCCGTAATATCGATACAGTTGGCGCTGCTGGATGCATTAATTCTACAATTGAAGATATGGCAAATTGGGTACTTCTTCACTTAAACGAAGGAAAGTTTGGAGATCATGAATTAATCTCCTCTGAATTATTACAACAAATGTATACACCACACAATTCCATTCCAGATCAACCAGTTTTATCACTCCCTGAATCTCCATTAAATAGTTACGGCCTTGGTTGGTTTATTAGCGCTTATCGTGGTAATAAAGTGATTCATCATGGCGGTAATATTGATGGATTTTCGGCACTTGTTTCATTCATGCCAAAAGAAAATGTAGGCCTTGTCATTTTAACGAATGCTGGAAGCACATTACTCCCTACTTATCTTGCTAACCAAATTTATGACGATCTACTTGAATTAGAAGGTATCGATTGGCATAAACGTGCTGTAGAAGATACTGAAAAAATGAAGGAAATGATGAAAGAAGCAACTGAATCCCTTCCTGAACAAATTAAAGGGACTGCACCTTCTCACAAATTAGAGGACTACACTGGTACTTTTGAGCATCCTGCTTATGGAGCATTACAAGTATATAAACGGGATGATTCATTACACGTACAATTTATGGAGATGGAGATTCAATTACAGCATCATCATTACGACATTTTCTCCGCACCAGTTGACTTGTTCCAAGCAAAAATGAATCTATTATTTGCATATGAAATGAATGTGAATGGTGAATTCCCATCACTTCAGTTACATGTGCCCGCTATGCTAAGTACTCAGCCGCTTACATTTACTAAAATTGAATAG
- a CDS encoding alpha-L-rhamnosidase, translating to MLTIKKVLCDNKINPIGIDSKVVKISWQLESNNRNVKQHAYQLQVAKDKDFENIVFDSQKVETDQSLHIPINSFLYRTETRYFYRVKVWDNHAEESSWSKVAFWETGLQSDNWTGNWIAAKKERTQVMSFNKNIFIEKLVKKARLYITSLGLYEAAINGERIGECYFTPGWTSYDKRILYQTFDITHLLKDEHNAISVLVGNGWFKGPLTMNHIRNYYGERRAIIAQIHITYEDGTKEKIVTDETWKVEKSPILYSEIYEGEVYDARLEESGQELEDVEVIEYSKQIIVAQENESIRKMKVIKPISISKLPNHEWLIDMGQNMVGWVRFTVRHVYIGQKIELQHAEILNKDGSFYTGNLRKAKQKIVYIAKGEEEEKFEPHFTYQGFRYVKISGLTQPPQLTNFEGIVLHTNMEKASKFETSNPLINQLHHNVEWSQRGNFFDVPTDCPQRDDRLGWTGDAQMFIGTATQLMNVQSFFKKWLQDLSLDQNVNGAVPLVIPDAFGKREAFDLDTSGGWGDAAIICPWVHYLHYGDVSVLKEQYDSMKKYIDYIRSQGENEYIWDTGYHLGDWLALDTKPDVYEGGTDKHFIATAFYAYSTSLLQKIAEILGENTDAKFYEELHANIVRAFQNEFVTPNGRLISDTQTAHVLVLLFELVNDNVKEKIFNRLIELLKENKNHLTTGFIGTPYLNLILSKFKRHDLACKLLFHEDYPSWLYQVKKGATTIWEHWDGVKEDGTLWKDSMNSYNHYAYGSIVEWIYRYIVGLEVNETKAGYKHFYIQPHFDSNLEWINIKRETAYGEIKIDWRVEHEQAILNISVPANTTATLRIQEAEWETRDRIEKELGSGDYEFTFCKKINEVEFC from the coding sequence GTGTTAACAATAAAGAAAGTACTTTGCGATAATAAAATTAATCCGATAGGCATAGATTCAAAAGTTGTTAAAATTAGTTGGCAGCTCGAATCGAATAACCGAAATGTAAAACAACATGCTTATCAATTGCAAGTTGCGAAGGATAAAGATTTTGAAAATATAGTATTTGATTCACAGAAAGTAGAAACAGATCAAAGTTTACATATACCGATCAATTCCTTTCTATATAGAACGGAGACACGCTATTTTTACCGAGTGAAGGTGTGGGATAATCATGCAGAAGAGTCATCTTGGTCAAAAGTAGCATTTTGGGAGACTGGATTACAAAGTGACAATTGGACGGGAAACTGGATTGCTGCAAAAAAAGAGCGAACACAAGTTATGTCTTTTAATAAAAATATTTTTATTGAAAAATTAGTAAAAAAAGCACGTTTATATATAACAAGTTTAGGATTATATGAGGCTGCTATAAATGGAGAGCGTATTGGAGAGTGTTACTTTACTCCTGGATGGACAAGTTATGATAAGAGAATATTGTATCAAACGTTTGATATAACGCATTTATTAAAGGATGAGCACAATGCTATTTCTGTACTGGTAGGTAATGGATGGTTTAAAGGACCGCTTACAATGAATCATATACGTAATTATTACGGGGAAAGGCGTGCGATCATTGCTCAAATACATATAACGTATGAGGATGGAACGAAAGAAAAAATTGTAACAGATGAAACTTGGAAGGTAGAAAAAAGCCCTATTTTGTATTCTGAAATTTATGAAGGAGAAGTTTACGACGCTAGGTTAGAAGAAAGTGGACAAGAGCTTGAGGATGTTGAAGTAATTGAGTATTCTAAACAAATAATTGTTGCACAAGAAAACGAATCGATTCGTAAAATGAAAGTCATAAAACCAATCTCTATTTCAAAACTACCAAATCACGAGTGGCTCATTGATATGGGACAAAATATGGTAGGATGGGTGCGATTTACAGTCCGTCATGTTTATATTGGGCAAAAAATAGAATTACAACATGCTGAAATATTAAATAAAGACGGTAGTTTTTATACTGGAAACCTCCGAAAGGCAAAACAAAAAATAGTGTATATTGCAAAAGGAGAAGAAGAGGAAAAGTTTGAGCCTCATTTTACATATCAAGGTTTTAGGTATGTGAAAATAAGTGGATTAACTCAGCCACCTCAATTAACAAATTTTGAGGGGATCGTATTACATACTAATATGGAAAAAGCGTCTAAGTTCGAAACGTCCAACCCATTAATCAATCAGCTTCATCATAATGTAGAATGGTCCCAAAGAGGTAACTTCTTTGATGTGCCGACAGATTGTCCTCAGCGAGATGATCGACTTGGATGGACTGGGGATGCGCAAATGTTCATCGGAACAGCTACACAATTAATGAATGTTCAATCGTTTTTTAAGAAATGGCTTCAAGATTTATCGTTAGATCAAAATGTTAATGGGGCTGTGCCTTTAGTTATTCCGGATGCGTTTGGAAAAAGAGAAGCTTTTGATCTTGATACTTCTGGAGGTTGGGGGGATGCAGCAATTATATGTCCGTGGGTTCACTATTTGCATTACGGAGATGTATCGGTTTTAAAAGAACAATATGACAGTATGAAGAAGTATATAGATTACATACGTTCACAAGGTGAGAACGAGTATATATGGGATACAGGTTATCATTTAGGAGATTGGCTTGCGTTAGATACGAAACCGGATGTATATGAAGGTGGAACTGACAAGCATTTTATTGCGACAGCGTTTTATGCGTATTCTACATCGCTACTACAAAAAATTGCTGAGATTTTAGGTGAAAATACAGATGCTAAGTTTTATGAAGAGTTACACGCAAATATTGTTCGAGCATTTCAAAATGAATTCGTTACACCAAATGGTAGATTAATTTCAGATACCCAAACGGCCCACGTATTGGTGCTTTTGTTTGAATTGGTAAATGATAATGTGAAGGAGAAAATATTTAATCGCTTAATTGAGCTTTTAAAAGAAAATAAAAATCATTTAACAACTGGTTTTATAGGAACACCGTATTTAAATTTAATATTAAGCAAGTTTAAACGTCATGACCTTGCTTGTAAGCTTCTATTTCATGAAGATTATCCATCTTGGTTATATCAAGTGAAAAAAGGTGCTACAACGATTTGGGAACATTGGGATGGTGTGAAAGAAGATGGAACACTTTGGAAGGATAGCATGAATTCTTATAATCATTACGCATACGGTTCTATCGTTGAATGGATATACCGATATATTGTTGGGCTAGAAGTGAATGAAACAAAGGCTGGATATAAACATTTTTATATCCAGCCTCATTTTGATTCCAATCTAGAATGGATTAATATAAAGCGTGAAACAGCGTATGGAGAAATTAAAATTGATTGGCGTGTAGAACATGAACAAGCTATATTAAATATCTCAGTACCAGCAAATACTACAGCAACGTTACGAATTCAGGAAGCTGAATGGGAAACGAGAGATAGGATTGAAAAGGAACTAGGATCGGGCGATTATGAATTTACATTTTGTAAGAAAATAAATGAGGTAGAATTCTGTTAA
- a CDS encoding thymidylate synthase: MKHAEYEYLNLCRHVMEHGTKKEDRTGTGTVSVFGYQMRFDLSKGFPLLTTKRVPFRLVASELLWFMKGDTNIRYLLQHNNNIWNEWAFKSWVESDEYNGPDMTDFGLRSQQDEEFKKQYDEQMELFKKNVLEDDDFSNKYGYLGDVYGKQWRAWKTTAGETLDQLKDVIEMIKKTPDSRRLIVSAWNPEDVPSMALPPCHTLFQFYVADGKLSCQLYQRSGDIFLGIPFNIASYSLLTHLIAHECGLEVGEFVHTIGDAHIYTNHFEQVEKQLAREPRPFPKLTLNPDVKSVFDFEMEDLTIEGYDPHPAIKAPVAV, from the coding sequence ATGAAACATGCTGAATATGAATACTTAAATTTATGCCGTCATGTAATGGAGCACGGTACGAAGAAAGAAGATCGTACGGGGACAGGTACTGTATCTGTATTTGGTTACCAAATGCGTTTTGATCTAAGTAAAGGGTTTCCTTTATTAACGACAAAGAGAGTCCCATTTCGCCTTGTAGCAAGTGAACTACTTTGGTTTATGAAAGGTGATACAAATATTCGTTATTTATTGCAACATAATAATAATATTTGGAATGAATGGGCGTTTAAGAGCTGGGTAGAAAGTGACGAATATAATGGCCCTGATATGACAGATTTCGGTCTTCGCTCACAACAAGATGAGGAATTTAAGAAGCAATACGATGAGCAAATGGAATTGTTTAAAAAGAACGTTCTAGAAGATGATGATTTTTCGAATAAATATGGTTATTTAGGAGACGTATACGGAAAGCAATGGCGTGCTTGGAAAACGACAGCTGGTGAAACGCTTGATCAACTAAAAGATGTAATTGAAATGATTAAGAAAACACCAGATTCACGTCGACTAATTGTTTCTGCTTGGAATCCTGAGGATGTACCAAGCATGGCTTTACCGCCTTGTCATACGCTATTTCAATTTTATGTAGCAGATGGAAAGCTTTCTTGTCAGTTATATCAAAGAAGCGGTGACATATTCCTTGGAATTCCATTTAACATCGCAAGCTATTCATTACTGACACATTTAATTGCACATGAATGTGGTCTTGAAGTTGGCGAATTTGTTCATACAATTGGAGATGCACACATTTATACAAATCATTTTGAACAAGTAGAAAAGCAATTAGCACGTGAACCACGTCCATTCCCGAAACTTACATTAAATCCAGATGTGAAATCTGTGTTCGATTTTGAAATGGAAGATTTAACGATTGAAGGATATGATCCACACCCAGCAATTAAAGCACCTGTTGCAGTGTAA
- a CDS encoding dihydrofolate reductase, producing MIISFMVAMDENRVIGKDNNLPWRLPSELQYVKKTTMGHPLIMGRKNYEAIGRPLPGRRNIIVTRNEGYHVEGCEVAHSVEEVFELCKNEEEIFIFGGAQIYDLFLPYVDKLYITKIHYAFEGDTFFPEIDMTNWKEIFVEKGLTDEKNPYTYYYHVYEKQQ from the coding sequence ATGATTATTTCATTTATGGTCGCAATGGATGAAAATAGAGTAATTGGTAAAGATAATAATTTACCTTGGCGTTTACCAAGTGAATTACAGTATGTAAAAAAAACGACGATGGGCCACCCGCTTATTATGGGCAGAAAGAACTACGAAGCGATTGGTAGACCGCTGCCTGGAAGACGTAATATTATTGTAACGCGTAATGAAGGGTATCATGTTGAAGGCTGTGAAGTAGCACATTCTGTAGAAGAAGTGTTTGAACTATGCAAAAATGAAGAAGAAATCTTTATTTTTGGCGGAGCGCAAATTTATGATCTCTTTTTACCTTACGTAGACAAGCTATATATAACAAAAATCCACTATGCATTTGAAGGGGATACATTTTTCCCGGAAATAGACATGACAAATTGGAAAGAGATTTTTGTAGAAAAAGGTTTAACGGATGAAAAAAATCCGTATACGTACTATTACCATGTATATGAGAAGCAACAATAA